In one Vanessa tameamea isolate UH-Manoa-2023 chromosome 10, ilVanTame1 primary haplotype, whole genome shotgun sequence genomic region, the following are encoded:
- the LOC113404268 gene encoding uncharacterized protein LOC113404268 → MYAEMSNRNEKLEKCVSDIMKMYFYKYKELTYIDTNGDNQEVIKTVNSIEFIPVISKTTKTKLSVPNESYLVTVGNTSDFKNTFSNLVRESSWNPLARYLILIKNIPREDLKVVFDVLLKLHIINVVVMNEFDSLLYSYNPFDNFSCGYRYDRIDEFGKCSESRNKNLYPNKLVTGLKNCTLRVKCLHWPPYSMNAINNSISMFGVEQYVLYILSNLEHFNIDYFYSYEDSELFTVIDKNMSAIGPLNSLQTGLNDLIIGGMLLTHPRAMVFDYLEGHLAFAEDVRYQVKKATPVSPWKNLYLEFSAVVWITLFFSFILYFLFFIVVVRPKDIGVLFLKMWASMFLVSSKIKGSCFSRYLFIAWVWFAYLVNSYYQSSLVSLVTNPIMTYQISDENDIIKNHLKPCISQVMRTFTFSVENSTFEQYRNKDCDRLLKSMHTVSQDNDKYTVTLHSIYTYNKHSFYDETGNPKIYTFDRPLSKIIYTIYTYKGFPLLDKLRTHTLRLRENGLVQNYLRHLYWKNNLRFNFNENIRKSNITVPWYILMCGYSISVGILIIEILTKWVNLRTKYFTNFRN, encoded by the coding sequence ATGTATGCGGAAATGTCAAATCGAAATGAAAAATTGGAAAAATGCGTAAGtgatataatgaaaatgtatttttataaatataaggaacTGACGTATATCGACACGAATGGTGACAACCAAGAAGTAATTAAAACTGTAAACTCGATCGAATTTATACCAGTTATATCAAAAACAACGAAAACAAAACTATCAGTGCCGAATGAAAGCTACCTTGTGACAGTGGGGAACACTTCTGACTTCAAAAATACCTTTTCCAATCTCGTGAGAGAATCCTCATGGAATCCGCTAGCTCGGTATTTAATTCTCATCAAAAATATACCGAGAGAAGACCTTAAAGTTGTCTTTGATGTTTTGTTAAAGCTTCATATTATAAACGTAGTTGTGATGAACGAATTTGATTCCTTATTATACAGCTACAATCCGTTCGATAACTTCTCGTGTGGTTATCGCTACGACCGAATAGATGAATTTGGAAAATGCTCTGAATCACGTAACAAAAATTTATACCCTAACAAACTTGTAACGGGTCTTAAAAATTGCACTCTAAGAGTTAAATGCCTGCACTGGCCTCCCTACAGCATGAATGCAATAAACAATTCCATAAGTATGTTTGGAGTCGAGCAATATGTActgtatatattaagtaatttagaacattttaatattgattatttctaCAGTTACGAAGACAGTGAATTGTTTACAgtgattgataaaaatatgtcaGCAATTGGTCCGTTAAATTCCTTGCAAACTGGATTAAACGACTTAATAATAGGCGGGATGCTGCTCACACACCCTAGAGCTATGGTATTCGACTATTTAGAGGGACACTTAGCTTTCGCTGAAGATGTTCGATACCAAGTCAAAAAAGCGACGCCTGTCTCTCCATGGAAGAATTTGTACTTGGAGTTTAGTGCAGTAGTATGGATCACcctgtttttttctttcattctgtactttttattttttatcgtcgTAGTTCGCCCAAAAGATATAGGCGTGCTATTCCTGAAGATGTGGGCCTCTATGTTTCTCGTTAGTAGCAAAATTAAGGGAAGCTGTTTTTCAAGGTACCTGTTCATCGCGTGGGTTTGGTTCGCTTATCTCGTCAATTCGTATTACCAATCGAGCTTAGTAAGTTTGGTGACGAATCCCATTATGACCTACCAAATATCTGACGAGAACGACATTATAAAAAACCACCTTAAGCCTTGTATCAGTCAAGTCATGAGGACGTTCACGTTTTCAGTAGAGAATAGCACGTTTGAGCAATATCGAAACAAGGACTGTGATAGGTTGTTAAAAAGTATGCATACCGTCAGCCAAGACAATGATAAATATACAGTTACCCTACATtcaatatatacgtataataagcACAGTTTCTACGACGAAACTGGGAATCCAAAGATCTATACGTTTGATCGTCCGCTTAGTAAAATCATTTATACGATTTACACGTACAAAGGATTTCCTTTGCTCGATAAGTTACGTACACATACCCTACGATTGAGGGAGAATGGCCTCGTCCAGAATTATCTGCGACATTTGTATTGGAAGAACAATTTAAGGTTCaactttaatgaaaatataagaaAGAGTAATATTACTGTACCTTGGTACATCCTGATGTGTGGGTATTCTATATCCGttggaatattaattatagaaatactTACCAAATGGGTTAATCTTCGAACAAAATACTTTACCAATTTTAGAAATTAA